Proteins encoded by one window of Chondromyces crocatus:
- a CDS encoding NAD(P)-binding domain-containing protein, which translates to MPPTEPSGRLDGEPSGPPPAGSAPRPGHSSTLYRAEVSDPRARAAQPREPSRGRAARRSEATSDVTRFQGVLAATLVGAAAAAVAALVFPPPGGHGSAGPLSRPHVQAGLSCASCHAPTDSRLGDASAGAAQKSPAKVPGAVLSPAQEPPSAARACPSCHGAHGSTRPGHQQQLARGNMTCATCHTIHRGDQGVVLRPDAPPLRFAPGAEAEVEGGLEATYRPTREATVALVTAGSCVGCHDLGAPRDPVARCLPRDGTRLGNAQPVVCFDEHQLTLPEIESESARRARLGEGVCRAQHTDDRALAWTAAREIARATPEIPGVIGSAAGRSLGWAGTGLGAAMAWMLGERGLRRWRERRRKRAPMVSASLLRPAERVRLPQIDTSTCLGCYACVDACPYDVLAIERYVAVVARPEACCGLTLCEQRCPNGSLTITDGARRDDRPDLDDDLQSVDMPGLYLAGDITGLPLIKNAIQQGARATERAAMELRAPGLRKAAPWAGRGGDRGSEGDASTRDEPLDLIIVGAGPAGISAALRAKELGLRFDVIEQGSVAASIRSFPRGKLVFDQPLDLPITGKLWLQESTKEELLAQWLRVVRQERLPILEQTRMISMQRDPTGEGFVMVTEPVTESKAAPGTAQRTERRARRVVLAIGQRGSPRRLPVPVPSEVEDRVYYHLADARSLAGTRVLVVGLGDVAMEAAIALARQPGTTVTLAARADGFRRGRTRNIDEVQRLATASRLTLALETHVAALASAERSAVQVTLASPRGRRGLLVDAVLVLIGSIPPWDTLRAAGVRVGAATGEGGTSAKSTEPLATPRVEEAGPSGRPA; encoded by the coding sequence GTGCCCCCCACGGAGCCCTCGGGCCGCCTCGACGGGGAGCCCTCCGGCCCTCCTCCTGCCGGCAGCGCCCCGCGACCTGGTCATTCGTCGACGCTCTACCGCGCCGAGGTGTCCGATCCGCGCGCGCGGGCCGCTCAGCCTCGAGAGCCGTCACGCGGGCGCGCCGCGCGGCGAAGCGAGGCGACCTCGGACGTCACCCGCTTCCAGGGGGTGCTGGCGGCGACGCTGGTCGGAGCGGCCGCGGCGGCCGTGGCGGCACTGGTGTTCCCGCCACCCGGCGGCCATGGCTCGGCCGGCCCCCTCTCCAGGCCGCACGTCCAGGCGGGGCTCTCGTGCGCGTCGTGTCACGCGCCCACGGACAGCAGGCTGGGTGACGCCAGCGCCGGTGCCGCGCAGAAGTCACCCGCGAAGGTACCGGGGGCAGTGCTCTCACCGGCGCAGGAGCCTCCGTCAGCAGCTCGGGCTTGTCCGAGCTGCCACGGGGCGCACGGGTCGACCCGCCCCGGTCACCAGCAACAGCTCGCCCGCGGGAACATGACGTGCGCGACGTGCCACACCATCCATCGAGGAGATCAAGGCGTGGTGCTGCGCCCCGACGCACCTCCGCTCCGCTTCGCGCCAGGGGCCGAGGCCGAGGTGGAGGGAGGCTTGGAGGCGACCTACCGGCCCACCCGCGAGGCGACGGTCGCGCTGGTGACGGCTGGATCCTGCGTGGGATGCCACGATCTCGGCGCCCCTCGGGATCCGGTGGCGCGGTGCCTCCCGCGGGATGGCACGCGGCTGGGGAACGCGCAGCCGGTGGTCTGCTTCGACGAGCACCAGCTCACCTTGCCCGAGATCGAGTCGGAGTCAGCGAGGCGCGCCCGACTCGGGGAGGGCGTGTGCCGAGCGCAGCACACGGATGACCGCGCTCTCGCATGGACCGCAGCACGTGAAATCGCGCGGGCCACGCCCGAGATACCGGGAGTGATCGGCTCGGCGGCGGGACGCTCACTCGGGTGGGCAGGTACCGGACTCGGCGCCGCCATGGCTTGGATGCTGGGCGAGCGCGGGCTGAGGCGCTGGCGCGAGCGACGCCGAAAGCGCGCTCCCATGGTGTCCGCATCGCTCCTCCGACCAGCAGAGCGGGTGCGACTCCCGCAGATCGACACGAGCACCTGCTTGGGCTGCTACGCCTGCGTGGATGCCTGTCCCTACGACGTGCTCGCGATCGAGCGCTACGTCGCCGTGGTGGCCCGCCCCGAGGCATGCTGCGGGCTCACCCTCTGCGAGCAGCGCTGCCCGAACGGCTCCTTGACGATCACCGACGGCGCGCGGCGGGACGATCGCCCCGATCTCGACGACGATCTGCAGAGCGTCGACATGCCCGGCCTGTACCTCGCGGGGGACATCACGGGGCTTCCGCTGATCAAGAACGCGATCCAGCAGGGCGCGCGCGCCACCGAACGAGCGGCCATGGAGCTGCGAGCCCCAGGCCTGCGCAAAGCGGCCCCCTGGGCGGGACGCGGTGGTGATCGCGGCTCGGAAGGCGACGCCTCGACACGCGACGAGCCTCTGGATTTGATCATCGTAGGCGCGGGCCCTGCGGGGATCAGCGCGGCGCTGCGAGCGAAAGAGCTCGGGCTCCGCTTCGACGTGATCGAGCAAGGAAGCGTCGCGGCGAGCATCCGCAGCTTCCCCCGGGGCAAGCTGGTGTTCGATCAGCCCCTCGACCTGCCGATCACCGGCAAGCTGTGGCTCCAGGAGTCGACGAAGGAAGAGCTGCTCGCGCAGTGGCTCCGTGTGGTCCGGCAGGAGCGGCTACCCATCCTGGAGCAGACGCGGATGATCTCGATGCAGCGCGATCCTACGGGTGAGGGGTTCGTGATGGTCACCGAGCCCGTCACAGAGAGCAAGGCGGCTCCCGGCACGGCGCAACGGACCGAGCGCCGGGCGCGACGGGTGGTGCTCGCGATCGGTCAGCGTGGCTCGCCCCGCCGGCTGCCGGTCCCGGTGCCGTCGGAGGTCGAGGATCGGGTCTACTACCACCTGGCCGACGCCCGCAGCCTCGCCGGGACGCGGGTGCTGGTGGTGGGTCTGGGCGATGTGGCCATGGAGGCAGCGATCGCCCTGGCACGCCAGCCAGGGACCACGGTGACGCTCGCCGCGAGAGCCGACGGATTCCGCCGTGGTAGGACCAGGAACATCGACGAGGTGCAGCGCCTCGCGACCGCCTCACGGCTCACGTTGGCCCTGGAGACCCATGTGGCGGCGCTCGCCTCCGCAGAGCGAAGCGCGGTCCAGGTGACGCTCGCCTCCCCGCGCGGGCGGCGCGGGCTCCTGGTGGACGCCGTGCTGGTGCTGATCGGGAGCATCCCGCCCTGGGACACCTTGCGGGCAGCCGGGGTGCGGGTGGGGGCCGCGACCGGCGAAGGGGGCACGTCCGCAAAAAGTACAGAACCTTTGGCCACGCCTCGCGTCGAAGAGGCCGGACCCTCGGGCCGCCCAGCGTAA
- a CDS encoding DUF4215 domain-containing protein, with the protein MRGLVARERAVTSTAKRAAAALAGTALLAVLTGGCGDDDRLPPRSTTGGIGAGTSVGGRGGSGGEGGAGGDAGAGGDAGHGNGGAGGGVIAVCGDGVREGFEDCDGDDLDARTCVSFGYESGNLACSSTCSFDFAACSSPEQCQDGLDNDLDGLIDCTDPDCTAACAAVCAEPVVLADPGSTAGVTAGHPSLTAPLSCLGDDAGPTVTYEVTAERTGLLEVQMYASSSTNLALAVRSTCDSVATELGCANLASGVGSPELLSIPVTQGQTLYVLVGGEEAGTFTLSAASRTPMCGDGFIDPGEGCDDGNADSGDGCSSQCALELSEVEPNDTPATANPLTTPFVGQINTATDVDHIRVTVPSGGASLVAEVNEVNALACVNNQMDPQIEVLSANGATVLASDDDGGPGRCSRVVAPALPAGNYVLRVSRSGGSYFPYRLDVTMIQDVCGNGVVTPGEQCDDGNTVAGDGCSPTCQLELSEVEPNNTAAQANPYTSPWRAAVMPAGDVDLVAVTVPGPSSLLRAVVGDAGQGTCAMYRLDSYAEILAPDGTTMLNYDDDSGLGYCSVVQQGGLAAGTYYVRVSSSPVKPNDTFVYSLAITVQ; encoded by the coding sequence TTGCGAGGCCTCGTTGCGCGCGAACGCGCCGTGACATCGACGGCAAAGCGCGCAGCGGCGGCGCTGGCAGGCACCGCCCTGCTCGCAGTGCTCACCGGCGGCTGCGGCGACGACGATCGGTTGCCGCCGCGCTCGACCACCGGGGGCATCGGCGCGGGCACCAGCGTCGGAGGACGAGGGGGCTCGGGCGGCGAAGGCGGCGCTGGTGGCGACGCTGGTGCCGGCGGCGACGCTGGGCACGGAAACGGCGGCGCGGGAGGAGGCGTCATCGCCGTGTGCGGAGACGGCGTGCGCGAGGGCTTCGAGGACTGCGATGGAGACGATCTCGACGCGCGGACCTGCGTGTCGTTCGGCTACGAGAGCGGAAACCTCGCGTGCTCGTCGACATGCTCGTTCGACTTCGCTGCGTGTAGCAGCCCGGAGCAGTGCCAGGACGGGCTCGACAACGATCTGGATGGGCTCATCGACTGTACCGATCCCGACTGCACCGCGGCCTGCGCGGCCGTGTGCGCCGAGCCGGTCGTGCTGGCGGATCCAGGCAGCACGGCCGGCGTCACCGCAGGGCACCCTTCGCTCACGGCGCCGCTGAGCTGCCTCGGAGACGACGCGGGGCCCACGGTCACTTACGAGGTGACGGCGGAGCGCACGGGACTGCTCGAGGTGCAGATGTACGCGTCGTCGTCGACGAACCTCGCCCTGGCCGTGCGAAGCACCTGCGACAGCGTGGCCACGGAGCTCGGCTGTGCCAACCTCGCGAGCGGCGTCGGAAGCCCGGAACTCCTGTCGATCCCGGTGACGCAGGGGCAGACGCTTTATGTGCTGGTGGGCGGCGAGGAAGCGGGGACGTTCACGCTCTCGGCCGCGAGCCGGACGCCGATGTGCGGAGACGGGTTCATCGACCCGGGTGAAGGGTGTGACGACGGCAATGCGGACTCCGGCGACGGCTGCAGCAGCCAGTGCGCGCTGGAGCTGAGCGAGGTCGAGCCGAACGACACACCGGCAACCGCCAACCCACTGACCACACCCTTCGTCGGACAGATCAACACCGCGACGGACGTCGACCACATCCGGGTGACGGTACCGAGTGGCGGGGCCTCGCTCGTGGCCGAGGTGAACGAGGTCAACGCGCTGGCGTGCGTCAACAACCAGATGGATCCGCAGATCGAGGTGCTGAGCGCGAACGGCGCGACCGTCCTCGCGAGCGACGACGACGGGGGACCCGGCCGCTGCTCCAGGGTCGTCGCGCCCGCTCTCCCCGCCGGCAACTACGTGCTGCGCGTGTCCCGCTCCGGGGGCAGCTACTTCCCCTACCGGCTCGACGTCACGATGATCCAGGACGTCTGCGGCAACGGCGTGGTCACGCCCGGCGAGCAGTGCGACGACGGAAACACCGTGGCCGGTGACGGCTGCAGCCCGACCTGCCAGCTCGAGCTGAGCGAGGTCGAGCCGAACAACACCGCCGCACAGGCCAACCCGTACACGTCACCGTGGCGCGCCGCGGTGATGCCCGCGGGAGATGTCGATCTGGTGGCGGTGACGGTACCAGGGCCGAGTTCGTTGCTGCGGGCCGTGGTGGGCGACGCGGGGCAAGGGACTTGCGCGATGTACCGGCTGGACAGCTACGCCGAGATCCTCGCTCCCGATGGGACGACCATGCTGAACTACGACGACGACTCGGGGCTGGGGTACTGCTCCGTGGTCCAGCAAGGGGGCCTCGCCGCTGGCACGTACTATGTGCGGGTGAGTTCCTCGCCGGTCAAGCCGAACGACACCTTCGTGTACTCGCTGGCGATCACCGTTCAGTGA
- a CDS encoding cyclic nucleotide-binding domain-containing protein has protein sequence MAASTEPVPGSPAAWPPSVLDAPVLRGLDGRALREIAEAGRLRSVTAGEVLYRAGDGGESFFVVASGRVSLRALRRGDELESELRVAGAGSAFGEEATVGSARRATAIAVEAGAAAEIPVTIFRRAAARSGKAEFAEKMERGLRRSATRDLLNTLSFTRDLGMEDVDALLDAVTYRTMGRGQPVYREGDPADALFLVADGMIQLQTEEDERLHVRAYLTRGDFFGHEELSADTPRETGAVASGASTLLVVPARAFRALERRRPELLDLLRARARAQHAAQHAVVAGLAQHHTAHLFRDLYRLQVARSLLVIDLDSCVRCGHCAWACAETHQGVARLIRRGDKIAAQGEAEATDRASVVAAPRSLLLPNSCQHCENPACMLECPTGAIGKDPAGEVFIREALCTGCGACAKACPWDNIQMAPRDSKVGAQAGSTRPAASTELTGEPGAIASMGRSAEVAVKCDLCRSEAGPACVQSCPVGAIARVNPAEEIAEVRSLLGDPRPATAERRGTHAPTRGPSFGAVLGGSALIAAGMGFAGVEMHGRGVWRPATGFGWGAGVLAALGFVLLLLYAVPKRGVRFFRKGPAREGRGERNEEGGAKTAVKSRVKPQLAMHLCLGLLTAGLVIAHAPFPRAGRPTLGAALHLVFWISALAGGYTAIVYRVLPKRLARIERTAALPEDLTGARNVLLDRLYRELSGKSELVKKIAEKVLLPYARSPLGSLSLLVSGRNLRSEEQAVRGRIDTLLEGRGAERLAGLSTLIRIVVELRALPAQRWLSRALRVGLPIHIVTFGVALALLLLHAATAGRFGR, from the coding sequence ATGGCTGCGAGCACGGAGCCGGTCCCGGGGAGCCCTGCGGCCTGGCCGCCTTCGGTGCTGGACGCGCCGGTGCTGCGGGGTCTGGATGGTAGGGCGCTGCGCGAGATCGCGGAGGCGGGGCGGCTGCGGTCGGTCACGGCTGGGGAGGTGCTCTACCGCGCCGGAGACGGCGGCGAGTCGTTCTTCGTCGTCGCCTCGGGGCGGGTGAGCTTGCGCGCACTGCGTCGCGGGGACGAGCTGGAGTCGGAGCTACGGGTGGCGGGCGCGGGCAGCGCGTTCGGCGAGGAGGCCACGGTGGGGTCGGCGCGGCGAGCGACGGCGATCGCGGTGGAAGCCGGCGCTGCGGCGGAGATCCCGGTGACGATCTTTCGACGGGCGGCGGCGCGCTCCGGGAAGGCGGAGTTCGCCGAAAAGATGGAACGGGGGCTGCGCAGGAGCGCGACGCGGGATCTGCTGAACACGCTGTCGTTCACGCGGGATCTGGGGATGGAGGACGTCGACGCGCTGCTCGACGCGGTGACGTACCGAACGATGGGTCGAGGCCAGCCCGTGTATCGGGAGGGGGATCCCGCGGACGCGCTGTTCCTGGTCGCGGACGGCATGATCCAGCTCCAGACCGAGGAGGACGAGCGGCTCCACGTCCGGGCATACCTCACGCGGGGTGACTTCTTCGGTCATGAGGAACTCTCGGCGGATACGCCCCGGGAGACGGGCGCCGTGGCGAGCGGCGCGTCGACATTGCTCGTGGTCCCCGCGCGGGCGTTCCGGGCGCTGGAGCGGCGTCGGCCCGAACTCCTGGACCTGCTGCGAGCACGAGCGCGGGCGCAGCACGCGGCGCAGCACGCGGTGGTCGCGGGGCTCGCGCAGCACCACACGGCGCACTTGTTCCGGGACCTCTATCGCCTCCAGGTGGCGCGCTCGCTGCTCGTGATCGATCTGGATTCGTGCGTGCGGTGCGGGCACTGCGCGTGGGCGTGCGCGGAGACGCACCAGGGGGTCGCGCGGCTGATCCGGCGCGGGGACAAGATCGCGGCCCAGGGTGAGGCGGAGGCGACGGATCGAGCGAGCGTGGTCGCAGCGCCGAGGAGCCTGTTGCTCCCGAACTCGTGCCAGCACTGCGAGAACCCGGCCTGCATGCTCGAGTGTCCCACGGGGGCAATCGGTAAGGATCCCGCAGGAGAGGTGTTCATCCGGGAGGCGCTCTGCACGGGCTGCGGGGCGTGCGCGAAAGCGTGCCCCTGGGACAACATCCAGATGGCGCCACGCGACTCGAAAGTGGGTGCCCAGGCCGGGTCGACGAGACCAGCCGCGTCGACGGAACTCACCGGAGAGCCAGGAGCCATCGCGTCGATGGGACGGAGCGCCGAGGTCGCCGTGAAGTGCGATCTGTGCCGCAGCGAAGCGGGGCCAGCCTGCGTGCAGTCGTGCCCCGTCGGCGCGATCGCGCGGGTGAACCCGGCGGAGGAGATCGCGGAGGTGCGCTCGCTGCTCGGCGATCCGCGCCCCGCAACGGCAGAGAGACGAGGAACGCATGCTCCGACGAGAGGACCATCGTTCGGCGCGGTGCTCGGAGGGAGCGCCCTGATCGCGGCCGGGATGGGGTTCGCCGGCGTGGAGATGCACGGGCGGGGCGTGTGGCGACCCGCGACGGGTTTCGGGTGGGGCGCGGGCGTGCTCGCGGCGCTGGGCTTCGTGCTGCTGCTGCTCTACGCGGTCCCCAAGCGCGGCGTCCGGTTCTTCCGGAAGGGTCCCGCACGAGAAGGGCGCGGGGAGCGTAATGAGGAGGGCGGCGCGAAGACCGCGGTGAAGAGCCGCGTGAAGCCGCAGCTCGCCATGCACCTGTGCCTGGGATTGCTCACCGCGGGACTCGTGATCGCACACGCGCCCTTTCCGCGCGCAGGTCGACCGACGCTCGGGGCGGCGCTGCACCTGGTCTTCTGGATCAGCGCCCTCGCTGGGGGATACACCGCCATCGTTTACCGTGTGCTCCCGAAGCGGCTCGCGCGCATCGAGCGGACGGCAGCGCTCCCCGAGGATCTCACCGGTGCGCGGAACGTGTTGCTCGACCGCCTGTACCGAGAGCTGAGCGGCAAGAGTGAGCTGGTCAAGAAGATCGCGGAGAAGGTGCTGCTCCCGTATGCGAGGAGCCCGCTCGGATCGCTCTCGCTGCTGGTCTCGGGACGAAACTTGAGGTCAGAAGAGCAGGCGGTCCGCGGACGCATCGACACCTTGCTCGAAGGGCGTGGCGCAGAGCGGCTCGCAGGGCTGTCGACACTGATCCGGATCGTCGTGGAGCTCCGCGCCCTCCCGGCGCAGCGCTGGCTGTCGCGTGCGCTGCGCGTCGGGCTCCCGATCCACATCGTGACGTTCGGAGTGGCGCTCGCGCTGCTCTTGCTGCACGCAGCGACGGCCGGACGCTTCGGCCGTTGA
- a CDS encoding vWA domain-containing protein — MAAVSVGGILLGSACSDGDDPLRPPSPSGGNTTTTTGGNNGCTDGAERDCSITIAEHNGVVTCQHGTQTCVGGTWSTCGGGEMRIIRAPKPSEETHEDDGLPRPKSLSMPGICVDNPCDPSCQVFEEDPGPGGITIGSNLPPFPWFTGDINGLDPAIADLGTTEPCSTTEDCQFDQFCEEASPLACAHHPCGTGNLGNTAGSPAVGLFEECSPCVQKVCAQHPECCLTTYQGTCGHDLCLAGPPLKAGCDTCAGNVCATRPGCCEYTCNTTAQCVSLFGAGSECNPVLHTCSCAPGNSCGNPTLGYTCNSSQVCVSNWNATCVTRVTAACSPKTCAVPKWTQACVDAAQSICGLDCDAAPGTCVHSPCYSGDRLTNNCTTGFGSMCAAGSPHAYCCSSYWDDECVRQYQIESGTQCPPKGRCVAYLPDQTNPSCSGVDLTVSVPCDGTVPVCNRGNTAVPAGWTLQVNSYPPNTGSIPSSDPGSILAACSGPTGTPACSLTLTQDLAPGSCIAVPGCDSLPVGSELRVNPNNTIPECFCGNNWSVYQNDACTSPGCIANANVSFIKKLTMFVAVDVSTSMICTGSGCPNPTQWTNNVCPNGTALSTVKGQRWDPLRNALGSFFQDPTSAGINVALRFWPDNDPAICNPSSCAALGSINGCAQPRLFGTLTEQSGAGDPHETALLQALTNQRPCGDTPVRNALDGAVYWATQRKIAHPEEEVIVIFISDGIATHCDPNEWTTMAQIAQTGFHGSGVRTYPIGFGEAQEAFVVQVAQQGGGRGFFFNTTGSTLETSLKSALKSIRGDVQPCDVQVPVALQNNNDPTVTIDDLEIIYTSGGGTDTTLTRVPNAASCVANGWYIDNPANPMFARLCPTTCGTVQSDLGARVQARLTGGCVASFEETVYRQTYQADCPSGSKVQWGFLRWDTTTPSNTSVVFSAKTADTAAGIASATSHVLGTAHANPVNTQVCTMLGPSPECPVNLYTRLGELPDARKDILELTMTMNPSSDLLSAPTIHNWEVTYSCPYSE, encoded by the coding sequence ATGGCAGCGGTCTCGGTCGGCGGGATCCTTCTCGGCAGCGCGTGCAGCGACGGTGACGATCCGCTCCGGCCGCCGTCGCCGAGCGGCGGGAACACCACGACCACGACGGGCGGCAACAACGGCTGCACCGATGGAGCAGAGCGAGACTGCTCGATCACGATCGCCGAGCACAACGGCGTGGTCACCTGCCAGCACGGCACGCAGACCTGCGTGGGCGGCACGTGGAGCACGTGTGGCGGCGGCGAGATGCGCATCATCCGGGCGCCGAAGCCGTCGGAGGAGACCCACGAAGACGATGGGTTGCCGCGGCCGAAGAGTCTGTCGATGCCAGGGATCTGCGTCGACAACCCCTGCGATCCGAGCTGCCAGGTGTTCGAGGAGGATCCTGGACCAGGTGGGATCACGATCGGCTCGAATCTGCCTCCGTTCCCGTGGTTCACAGGCGACATCAACGGCCTCGATCCCGCGATCGCCGATCTGGGAACGACCGAGCCGTGCTCCACCACGGAGGATTGCCAGTTCGATCAGTTCTGCGAGGAAGCGAGCCCGCTCGCATGCGCTCATCACCCATGCGGTACAGGCAACCTCGGAAACACCGCGGGCTCCCCTGCGGTGGGCCTCTTCGAGGAGTGCAGCCCGTGCGTACAGAAGGTCTGCGCACAGCACCCGGAGTGCTGCCTCACGACCTATCAAGGAACGTGTGGTCACGATCTCTGCCTGGCCGGGCCTCCCCTCAAAGCAGGATGCGACACCTGCGCGGGGAACGTGTGCGCAACGCGGCCAGGGTGCTGCGAGTACACGTGCAACACCACCGCGCAGTGCGTGTCGCTTTTCGGCGCTGGCAGCGAGTGCAATCCCGTGCTGCATACCTGCAGCTGCGCCCCGGGCAACTCGTGCGGCAACCCGACGCTCGGGTACACCTGCAACAGCAGCCAGGTTTGCGTGTCCAACTGGAACGCCACCTGCGTCACGCGTGTGACCGCAGCCTGTTCGCCGAAGACGTGTGCCGTCCCCAAGTGGACGCAAGCTTGCGTCGATGCCGCTCAGAGCATCTGCGGCCTCGACTGCGATGCTGCACCAGGAACCTGTGTGCACAGCCCCTGCTACTCGGGTGACAGACTCACCAACAACTGCACGACAGGCTTCGGAAGCATGTGCGCCGCAGGCTCGCCGCATGCGTACTGCTGCTCGAGCTACTGGGATGACGAGTGCGTCCGGCAGTACCAGATCGAGAGCGGCACGCAGTGCCCTCCGAAGGGTCGCTGCGTCGCCTACCTGCCCGATCAGACGAACCCGAGCTGCTCGGGCGTGGACCTCACGGTCAGCGTCCCTTGCGACGGGACAGTCCCCGTCTGCAACCGTGGCAACACCGCGGTGCCAGCGGGATGGACGCTGCAGGTCAATAGCTACCCTCCGAACACCGGCAGCATCCCTTCGAGCGATCCCGGATCCATCCTCGCAGCGTGCAGCGGGCCGACTGGAACCCCCGCATGCTCGCTGACCTTGACGCAGGATCTGGCGCCTGGCTCGTGCATCGCCGTCCCGGGCTGCGACTCCCTGCCGGTCGGCTCGGAGTTGCGCGTGAATCCGAACAACACGATCCCGGAGTGCTTCTGCGGCAACAACTGGAGCGTCTACCAGAACGACGCCTGTACGTCGCCAGGGTGCATCGCCAACGCGAACGTGTCGTTCATCAAGAAGCTGACCATGTTCGTCGCGGTCGACGTATCGACGTCGATGATCTGCACGGGGTCCGGATGCCCGAACCCCACTCAATGGACGAACAACGTCTGTCCGAATGGCACGGCCCTCTCCACCGTCAAGGGACAGCGCTGGGATCCGCTCAGGAATGCGCTCGGGAGCTTCTTCCAGGATCCGACCTCCGCCGGAATCAATGTGGCGTTGAGGTTCTGGCCGGACAACGACCCGGCCATCTGTAATCCCAGCTCGTGCGCGGCTCTCGGTTCAATCAATGGCTGCGCCCAACCTCGCCTGTTCGGCACGCTCACCGAGCAATCCGGAGCAGGGGATCCACATGAGACGGCGCTCCTGCAGGCACTGACCAATCAACGCCCCTGCGGCGACACCCCGGTTCGGAACGCCCTCGATGGGGCCGTTTACTGGGCGACGCAGCGCAAAATCGCTCACCCTGAGGAAGAGGTGATCGTCATCTTCATCTCCGACGGCATCGCGACGCACTGCGATCCGAACGAGTGGACCACCATGGCGCAGATCGCACAGACGGGCTTTCACGGTTCCGGCGTTCGCACCTATCCGATCGGCTTCGGCGAAGCCCAGGAGGCCTTCGTCGTGCAGGTTGCACAGCAAGGTGGTGGTCGTGGATTCTTCTTCAACACGACCGGAAGCACGCTGGAGACGAGCCTGAAGTCCGCGTTGAAGTCGATCCGCGGCGACGTGCAGCCTTGCGACGTGCAGGTGCCGGTCGCGTTGCAGAACAACAACGATCCGACGGTGACCATCGACGATCTGGAGATCATCTACACGAGCGGTGGCGGTACAGACACGACGCTCACCCGCGTTCCCAACGCTGCGAGCTGCGTGGCGAACGGGTGGTACATCGACAACCCGGCGAACCCGATGTTTGCTCGGCTCTGCCCGACGACCTGCGGCACCGTGCAATCGGATCTCGGCGCGCGGGTGCAAGCGCGGCTCACGGGTGGCTGCGTCGCGAGCTTCGAGGAGACCGTGTACCGCCAGACCTACCAGGCCGACTGCCCCTCGGGGAGCAAGGTGCAGTGGGGCTTCCTGCGCTGGGATACGACGACGCCCAGCAACACGAGCGTGGTGTTCTCTGCGAAGACGGCCGACACCGCGGCCGGGATCGCCTCGGCGACGAGTCACGTTCTCGGAACGGCACACGCGAACCCGGTGAACACGCAGGTCTGCACGATGCTCGGGCCGTCGCCCGAGTGCCCGGTGAACCTGTACACCCGCCTCGGTGAGCTGCCCGATGCACGCAAGGACATCCTCGAGCTCACGATGACGATGAATCCCAGCTCCGACCTGCTGTCGGCGCCGACGATACACAACTGGGAGGTCACCTACTCATGCCCGTACTCGGAATGA